The following is a genomic window from Sporohalobacter salinus.
GAATTAAGTATAACAAAATTTAGGTTAAAAGTTAAGGTGGAGTACAAATTTTCAACTTGTTGGTAAGATTTCTTACTAACAAAATATCACAACAGAAGAGATTTAAATTGTTTGAGTAAATGTATATAAAAGCTTTAATTTATTTTCATAATGTAAAAAATTTTACATGTAGCATTCATAAAGTTAAATAATTACTATGAATCCTATCATATCGGAAATAATAAACTTAAATTTAATATTGAATTCATGTAACATTTATAATATAATAAAGATGAATTTTACTAGAAAAATAGGTGATTCAATTTAAATAATAAGGAGGCAAAAATCAAATGGCAAAAGTTGAGCCAATAAGAGATAAGAAAAAAATTACAACAATAATAAATCTCCTCAAAGGCAAAGAAAACTGGAGAGATTATGTTCTTTTCGTATTAGGGATAAATTTTGGATTAAGAATTGGAGACTTGTTACGAGTACAAGTAAAAAATGTAAGAGAAGATAGTGGCTATATTAAGGACAGCTTTGAAATTAAGGAGCAAAAAACAGGAAAATATAATTCAATTGAAATTAATCAGGCAGCTAAGGAAACTTTAGAGTTGTTATTTGAGAAAACTAAAATTGGAGAAAATCCAACTAACTACTTAATCTATAATACTCAAAGTTATCCTTTAGGTAGTGAAGCTATCAGTAGAGTTCAAGCTTATAGATTAATCAGAAAATGGTGTAAACAGGTTGGATTGACTAGTTTAAATATTGGAACTCATACTCTTAGAAAGACTTTTGGTTATCATGCTTGGAAAAATGGAATAAACATTGAAGCTTTACAGGAAAAATTCAAACATGAATCTACTTCTACTACTCGAGAATATCTAGGAATCGAAAAGAAAGATGTAAAGGAAACTTATCATAGTTTAGATGATATTTTTTAAGATTAAATTAAATAAGTGTTAAAATATGGCCTATCAATAAAAAATAAAACAGATAGAATTATCAGCAAAAGTTTCTGCTTCTTTCTCTCTTTACCTTATAATATTAATATCTCCCCCTTTTATTTTACAGACAATGACATGAAATAATCAAAATTTAGATCCAATATATTTAATAAAATCAAATGTATTAATTTAATATCTGCCTAACAAAGATATTAACAATCGCCGGATCAAATTGACTACCAGCACAATTCTTTAACTCTTCTATGGCTTCCTCTTTGCTCATCGATTCTTTATAAGGCCTACCATTAGTCATTACATCATAAGCATCTACAATAGTAATAATACGAGCTAAAAGAGGTATATCTTCCCCCTCAAGTCCTTGCGGATACCCCTGTCCATCCCACCGTTCATGATGACATAAGATACCTTCAGCTATTTGAGTTAATTTAGGTGAAGAATTAGCAATTTTATACCCTAATTCAGGATGTCTTCTTATTTTTTCCCACTCATCAGAATTTAAAGAACCTTTCTTTTGTAGTATACCTTCAGAAATGGATATTTTGCCTAAATCATGCAGATCTGCTAAAGAAGCTAAAGTATTTAATTCTTGTTCAGATAAATTCAATTTCCTACCTATCTCTACAGCCATACCTTCAAGCCGCTGACTATGTTCTAAAGTTTCATTAGTTGTCTCCCGTAACATTGTTTCTAAGGAATCAAGAATTGTATTTCGAATACTTTCACTCTCATAAACTTTATTCTGATACATATAATCTTCTGCCTTTTTTAATATAGTCTCAATATTTTCATTCATTTCTTTTTTGGTTGCACATCCTAGGGCAATAGAAGGGGGAATTGGAACATTTTCAACTTCCTGACAAGCCTCTTTAATTCTTGAACAAATCTCTTCAGCTTCCTTCTTAAAAGTCTGAGGTAATAAAATTATATACTCATCTCCTCCAATATGAGCTACTAAATCTTCCTGCCGACAATGGTTTTCAAGTATCTCAGCAATTTTTATTAGAAGTCTGTCCCCTTCTTTATGTCCAAAGGTGTCATTAGTTATTTTTAGACCATTAACATCCCCCATGATAATACTTAAGGGTAACTGTCTTTTGGTATCATAACGATTCAACTCTTCATTAAAATAAGTTCTGTTATATAACCCAGTCAATTCACTATGATATGATTTATATTTTATCTCTTCTTCAGCCTTCTTTCTCTCGGTAATATTTCTGATATACATAAATACTTCATTTTTGTCTGAAGCGGCTATACGTGCTTCAAACCAGAATAACTTATCATCAAAAATAGGCAATTGGTATTCAATAGTTTGCAAACTATTATCACCTATACTCTTTTCAATAGCATTCATTATAGGAGCAGCTTTATTATCGGACAATATATCTTTTATCTTTTTACCCAATAATTCATCTTTAGAGCGATATAATTTTTCTCCTGAGCCAATTATATCTAGCAGTTCCCCTTCTCTATTTGTTCTGATTATTGTATCAGGCATAACTTCTACGATTGAACGATTGAATTCTTCACTTTCCATTAATTTTTGCTCAGTCTTTTTTCGTTCGGTAACATCTGAAATAATAGTAGCAAACTTATCTTGTTCTGGTGAATAAGCCCATACTTGATAATACTTATCCATTTCCTGAGAATAATCTTCATATGAAACAGGCTTCCCCGTTGAAGCTATTTTACCATAAGTGTTAATCCAATACTGTTCCGTGTCAGGTAAGACTTCCTTAACTGTATTTCCTATTAATTCCGAAGCACAAAGCCCAGTTAATCTTTCAAAAGCAGAATTTATTTCGAGAAAACGATAAT
Proteins encoded in this region:
- a CDS encoding tyrosine-type recombinase/integrase, whose product is MAKVEPIRDKKKITTIINLLKGKENWRDYVLFVLGINFGLRIGDLLRVQVKNVREDSGYIKDSFEIKEQKTGKYNSIEINQAAKETLELLFEKTKIGENPTNYLIYNTQSYPLGSEAISRVQAYRLIRKWCKQVGLTSLNIGTHTLRKTFGYHAWKNGINIEALQEKFKHESTSTTREYLGIEKKDVKETYHSLDDIF
- a CDS encoding PAS domain S-box protein; translated protein: MIDDEGTKKNKLLSLTWFIIILILVCTFLGCTQPTEKKVFLTETEKDWLNKHDGEIRIAYTPNYPPVEFTNEKGEYVGISADYFDLLEKKLDVKFKMIKVKNWKKVLEKAKNGEIEGITAATKTSNRSKYLNFTDPYIKNSNVIITREDVAEGLTIEELSKSNMKVLTIKGYAINEYLSQNYPNLNISTVPNVKAGLRKVSIGGAYAMIAEIMTAAYYINKDNISNLRITGDPSFHSNLCIASINELPILNSILNKGLAKITKKERKEIKSNWLKIKEASLFRSKLFWTVVLSIICGSGLIIITIIIWNNALKRAVKQKTEELQASKQQLEIQNQQLEATECQLRNEIEERKQAEQKLRDNKESLRTTLNSIGDAVIATDTEGQVIRINPVAEELTGWEKENVIGISIGEVFNIVNAKTREKVDNPVNKVLEEEKLVGLANHTVLISKDGSEYQISDSASPIQDDEGEITGVVLVFRDVTEKYRQQKALRESEEKYRLLFENMTTGFALHEMIYDDKGKPVNYRFLEINSAFERLTGLCASELIGNTVKEVLPDTEQYWINTYGKIASTGKPVSYEDYSQEMDKYYQVWAYSPEQDKFATIISDVTERKKTEQKLMESEEFNRSIVEVMPDTIIRTNREGELLDIIGSGEKLYRSKDELLGKKIKDILSDNKAAPIMNAIEKSIGDNSLQTIEYQLPIFDDKLFWFEARIAASDKNEVFMYIRNITERKKAEEEIKYKSYHSELTGLYNRTYFNEELNRYDTKRQLPLSIIMGDVNGLKITNDTFGHKEGDRLLIKIAEILENHCRQEDLVAHIGGDEYIILLPQTFKKEAEEICSRIKEACQEVENVPIPPSIALGCATKKEMNENIETILKKAEDYMYQNKVYESESIRNTILDSLETMLRETTNETLEHSQRLEGMAVEIGRKLNLSEQELNTLASLADLHDLGKISISEGILQKKGSLNSDEWEKIRRHPELGYKIANSSPKLTQIAEGILCHHERWDGQGYPQGLEGEDIPLLARIITIVDAYDVMTNGRPYKESMSKEEAIEELKNCAGSQFDPAIVNIFVRQILN